From a region of the Chitinophaga caseinilytica genome:
- a CDS encoding ribonuclease H-like domain-containing protein has product MPDSENPSADFFERAGLTAEFGKIVCISAGFFFTENGQYQLRIKSFYGDDEKELLAGFLDTVTRFHQKMQRFQFAGHNIREFDIPYICRRAVINGLMLPAPLLLHQLKPWEQPMLDTLQIWRFGDFRNYTSLKLLAAVLGIPTPKDDIDGSQVGKVYWEEKDLRRIVEYCQKDVLTVGQLLLRFKGLPLMEKDSVAVVA; this is encoded by the coding sequence TTGCCAGATTCTGAAAATCCTTCGGCCGACTTTTTCGAACGGGCCGGCCTCACGGCCGAGTTTGGAAAGATCGTTTGCATCTCCGCCGGGTTTTTCTTTACGGAAAACGGTCAGTATCAATTACGTATAAAATCATTTTATGGGGACGATGAAAAGGAACTGCTCGCCGGTTTTCTCGACACCGTCACCAGATTTCACCAAAAAATGCAACGTTTTCAATTCGCCGGGCATAACATCCGCGAGTTCGATATTCCCTATATTTGCCGCCGCGCGGTCATCAACGGGCTCATGTTGCCGGCGCCGCTGCTGCTCCACCAGCTTAAACCCTGGGAGCAGCCCATGCTGGACACGCTCCAGATCTGGCGCTTCGGGGACTTCCGGAATTACACCTCCCTCAAGCTCCTGGCCGCCGTGCTGGGCATTCCCACGCCGAAAGACGATATCGACGGCAGCCAGGTAGGGAAGGTATATTGGGAAGAAAAGGACCTCCGCCGCATTGTGGAGTATTGTCAGAAAGACGTGCTCACCGTAGGCCAGCTCCTGCTCCGCTTCAAAGGGCTCCCGCTTATGGAAAAAGACAGCGTGGCCGTGGTCGCGTAA